Proteins co-encoded in one Kribbella qitaiheensis genomic window:
- a CDS encoding alpha-1,4-glucan--maltose-1-phosphate maltosyltransferase, with product MTGRIPITDVSPTVDAGAYPAKSSVGETFTIAANVFREGHDAVNANVVLTSPTGQTRRMLMAPVGQGSDQWTVDVTLQEQGAWTFAVEGWSDPYGTWRHNAEIKIPAGMDVDLMFAEGAAFFDRAAAGVPPAVRVDRSTLSDAAQALANGSLPPEARLAAGISPQVRAALGRYPVRELITSSETFPVWVDRRLALYGSWYEFFPRSEGAKYDEGTGEWQSGTFRTAAERLDAVAKMGFDVLYVPPVHPVGQSYRKGPNNTLDPKPGDPGSPWAIGSADGGHDAIHPELGTFEDFDYFVGRARELGLEVAIDFALQASPDHPWVTEHPKWFSVRADGSIAYAENPPKKYQDIYPINFDNDPEGIYAEVLRIVKLWISHGVTVFRVDNPHTKPVNFWEWLLGEVRKTDPDVIFLSEAFTRRPMMQELAKVGFHQSYTYFTWRNEKWELEEYLQELTQETGHFLRPNFFVNTPDILTAYLQYGGPGAFKIRAAIAATSAPAWGVYAGFELFEHVALRPGSEEYLDTEKFQLRPRDWEAAADEGRTLAPYITLLNNIRRRHPALQQLRNLSLHKVDDEQIMCYSKRITGPDGHSDTVIVVVNTDPHAVRESMVHLDMAALGMRPEDTFTVYDEISGATWRWGQQNYIKLDPNGEPCHILAVRRGQA from the coding sequence ATGACTGGGCGCATCCCGATCACCGACGTCAGCCCGACCGTCGACGCCGGAGCGTATCCGGCCAAGTCGTCGGTCGGCGAGACATTCACCATCGCGGCCAACGTGTTCCGCGAAGGCCACGACGCGGTGAACGCGAACGTCGTACTGACCTCGCCGACGGGACAGACCAGACGGATGCTGATGGCCCCTGTCGGACAGGGCAGCGATCAGTGGACCGTCGACGTCACCCTGCAGGAGCAGGGCGCGTGGACGTTCGCGGTCGAGGGCTGGAGCGACCCGTACGGGACGTGGCGGCACAACGCCGAGATCAAGATCCCGGCCGGCATGGACGTCGACCTGATGTTCGCCGAGGGCGCCGCCTTCTTCGACCGGGCCGCGGCCGGTGTGCCGCCGGCGGTGCGCGTGGACCGCAGCACGTTGAGCGACGCCGCGCAGGCGCTGGCCAACGGATCGTTGCCGCCCGAGGCACGGTTGGCCGCCGGGATCTCGCCGCAGGTCCGCGCCGCGCTCGGGCGGTACCCGGTGCGCGAGCTGATCACGTCGTCGGAGACCTTCCCGGTCTGGGTCGACCGCCGGCTCGCGCTGTACGGCAGCTGGTACGAATTCTTCCCGCGCTCCGAAGGCGCGAAGTACGACGAAGGCACCGGGGAATGGCAGTCCGGCACCTTCCGTACTGCGGCGGAGCGGCTCGACGCCGTCGCCAAGATGGGGTTCGACGTCCTCTATGTCCCGCCGGTGCACCCGGTCGGCCAGTCGTACCGCAAGGGCCCGAACAACACGCTCGACCCGAAGCCGGGTGACCCGGGTTCGCCGTGGGCGATCGGGTCGGCCGACGGCGGGCACGACGCGATCCACCCGGAGCTCGGCACCTTCGAGGACTTCGACTACTTCGTCGGGCGTGCCCGCGAGCTCGGTCTCGAGGTGGCGATCGACTTCGCGCTGCAGGCCTCGCCGGACCACCCGTGGGTGACCGAGCACCCGAAGTGGTTCTCGGTCCGCGCCGACGGCTCGATCGCGTACGCCGAGAACCCGCCGAAGAAGTACCAGGACATCTACCCGATCAACTTCGACAACGATCCCGAGGGGATCTACGCCGAGGTCCTGAGGATCGTGAAGCTGTGGATCTCGCACGGCGTCACCGTGTTCCGGGTCGACAACCCGCACACCAAGCCGGTGAATTTCTGGGAATGGCTGCTCGGCGAGGTCCGCAAGACCGACCCGGACGTGATCTTCCTGTCCGAGGCCTTCACCCGGCGGCCGATGATGCAGGAGCTGGCGAAGGTCGGCTTCCACCAGTCCTACACCTACTTCACCTGGCGCAACGAGAAGTGGGAGCTGGAGGAGTACCTGCAGGAGCTGACCCAGGAGACCGGGCACTTCCTGCGGCCGAACTTCTTCGTGAACACGCCGGACATCCTGACGGCCTACCTGCAGTACGGCGGTCCGGGCGCGTTCAAGATCCGTGCCGCGATCGCCGCGACCTCCGCGCCCGCGTGGGGTGTGTACGCAGGCTTCGAGTTGTTCGAGCACGTCGCGCTCCGGCCGGGATCCGAGGAGTATCTGGACACCGAGAAGTTCCAGCTCCGGCCGCGCGACTGGGAGGCGGCTGCCGACGAGGGTCGCACGCTGGCGCCGTACATCACGCTGCTGAACAACATCCGCCGCCGGCACCCCGCGTTGCAGCAACTGCGCAACCTGAGCCTGCACAAGGTCGATGACGAGCAGATCATGTGCTACTCCAAGCGGATCACCGGCCCCGACGGGCACAGTGACACCGTCATCGTCGTGGTGAACACCGACCCGCACGCGGTCCGCGAGTCGATGGTCCACCTGGACATGGCCGCGCTCGGGATGCGTCCCGAGGACACCTTCACCGTGTACGACGAGATCAGCGGCGCCACCTGGCGCTGGGGTCAGCAGAACTACATCAAGCTCGACCCCAACGGCGAGCCCTGCCACATCCTCGCCGTCCGCCGCGGCCAAGCCTGA
- a CDS encoding winged helix-turn-helix domain-containing protein, whose protein sequence is MVTARVPAPGNRADDGAIDLTESVLQPFPLLIAVAASLEERVRLAELVDDVAPLLLVSSLDELRKLLTPAQQPVPPEQPEPPEPVVEPVARSGPERIPRPADVLTIDSARSVAQWRDQEVPLTDLEHDLMLQLTIEPLRTWTYEALHQAVWRNRHLRGTADVHSLVKRLRRKLDELGTTVTIDSVRGTGFRLTDHQRPSITGLRAG, encoded by the coding sequence ATGGTCACCGCCCGTGTCCCCGCCCCAGGGAACCGAGCTGACGACGGAGCGATCGATCTCACCGAGTCCGTCCTGCAGCCGTTCCCCTTGCTCATCGCCGTGGCCGCCTCGCTGGAGGAGCGGGTCCGGCTGGCCGAACTGGTCGACGACGTGGCCCCGCTGCTGCTCGTCTCCAGCCTGGACGAACTCCGCAAACTGCTCACGCCCGCGCAGCAGCCGGTTCCTCCCGAGCAACCCGAACCGCCCGAGCCGGTGGTCGAACCCGTCGCCCGGTCGGGGCCGGAGCGGATACCGCGGCCGGCCGACGTACTGACCATCGATTCGGCCCGATCGGTCGCGCAGTGGCGGGACCAGGAGGTTCCGCTGACCGATCTGGAGCACGATCTGATGCTCCAGTTGACGATCGAGCCGTTGCGGACGTGGACCTACGAGGCATTGCATCAAGCGGTCTGGCGGAATCGGCACCTGCGCGGTACGGCGGATGTGCATTCGCTGGTGAAGCGGCTGCGGCGCAAGCTCGACGAACTCGGCACCACGGTCACCATCGACTCCGTCCGGGGTACCGGCTTCCGGCTCACGGATCACCAACGTCCTTCGATTACGGGGTTGCGCGCCGGCTGA
- the glgP gene encoding alpha-glucan family phosphorylase, with translation MRAIRRFSVRPVLPEPLTGLGTLVNNLRWAWHPETQDVFEAVDPQLWRSTGGDPVRLLGEVPAARLDELANDHAFLRRLELAVADLTGYVTDERWFQAEAGTPVNSVAYFSPEFGITHVLPQYSGGLGILAGDHLKAASDLGVPLIGVGLLYRHGYFVQSLNREGWQQERYPLVDPDGLPISLLRDGDAPAVVTVALPDGRELHAQIWVAQVGRVPLLMLDSDIEENEAAEREVTDRLYGGTTEHRLLQELLLGVGGVRAVRAYCRITGHAAPEVFHTNEGHAGFLGIERIRELATDQSLDFDTALEVARGGTVFTTHTPVPAGIDRFPVELIQQHFSPDVFGEGVPIDRILALGAEDFENGDPSIFNMAIMGLRLAQRANGVSKLHGVVSRGMFAGLWPSFDPSDVPITSITNGVHAPTWVAREISALTYANADQGDSEGMFEGLDKTTDAQLWETKRMLRQRFIDDTRARVRASWVNRGASEAELGWVDSILDPDVLTMGFARRVPSYKRLTLMLRDPARLKAMLLHPQRPIQIVIAGKAHPADEGGKKLIQEMVRFADDPEVRHRIVFVPDYDIALAQPMYPGCDVWLNNPLRPYEACGTSGMKAALNGALNLSIRDGWWDEWYDDEFGWAIPSAEGIEDTDRRDDLEAHALYDLIEKQVAPRFYDGEVPGRWIEMLRHTIKELGPKVLATRMVRDYVERLYVPAAHSSRELNSTYDGARELAAWKKRVRAAWPQIRVDHVELQGLGDVPQLGTTVGIRAYVTLGDLTSSDIDVEALHGRVNSDDEITEPVRVSLSLAETYEGNRHRFEGELKLDRTGPFGYTVRVLPKNAMLASPAELGLAAGPSDPEDPETPDLPAGSEF, from the coding sequence GTGCGAGCGATACGACGATTCTCCGTCCGCCCTGTCCTGCCCGAGCCGCTGACCGGTCTCGGCACCCTGGTGAACAACCTTCGCTGGGCCTGGCACCCCGAGACACAAGATGTGTTCGAGGCTGTCGACCCCCAGCTTTGGCGGTCCACCGGTGGTGATCCGGTCCGGCTCCTCGGTGAGGTCCCGGCGGCCCGGCTCGACGAGCTGGCGAACGACCATGCCTTCCTGCGCCGGCTCGAGCTGGCTGTGGCCGACCTGACCGGATACGTGACCGACGAGCGGTGGTTCCAGGCCGAGGCCGGTACGCCGGTCAACTCGGTCGCCTACTTCTCCCCGGAATTCGGCATCACCCACGTGCTGCCGCAGTACTCCGGTGGTCTCGGCATCCTGGCCGGTGACCACCTGAAGGCGGCCAGCGACCTCGGTGTGCCGCTGATCGGTGTCGGCCTTCTCTACCGGCACGGGTACTTCGTGCAGTCGCTGAACCGCGAGGGCTGGCAGCAGGAGCGCTACCCGCTGGTCGACCCGGACGGGCTGCCGATCAGCCTGCTCCGCGACGGCGACGCGCCTGCCGTCGTGACGGTCGCGCTGCCGGACGGCCGCGAGTTGCACGCGCAGATCTGGGTCGCCCAGGTCGGCCGGGTGCCGCTGCTGATGCTCGACTCCGACATCGAGGAGAACGAGGCCGCCGAGCGCGAGGTCACCGACCGGCTGTACGGCGGTACGACCGAGCACCGGCTGCTGCAGGAACTCCTGCTCGGCGTCGGCGGCGTCCGCGCAGTACGGGCGTACTGCAGGATCACCGGCCACGCGGCGCCGGAGGTGTTCCACACCAACGAGGGTCACGCCGGCTTCCTCGGCATCGAGCGGATCCGCGAGCTCGCCACCGACCAGAGCCTCGACTTCGACACCGCGCTCGAGGTCGCTCGCGGTGGCACCGTCTTCACCACCCACACGCCGGTCCCGGCCGGTATCGACCGGTTCCCGGTCGAGCTGATCCAGCAGCACTTCTCGCCGGACGTGTTCGGCGAAGGCGTCCCGATCGACCGGATCCTCGCGCTCGGCGCGGAGGACTTCGAGAACGGCGACCCGAGCATCTTCAACATGGCGATCATGGGGCTGCGACTGGCCCAGCGCGCCAACGGTGTCTCCAAGCTGCACGGTGTCGTCAGCCGGGGCATGTTCGCCGGCCTGTGGCCGAGCTTCGACCCGTCCGACGTGCCGATCACGTCGATCACCAACGGCGTGCACGCTCCGACGTGGGTGGCCCGGGAGATCTCGGCGCTCACCTACGCGAATGCCGACCAGGGTGACTCCGAGGGCATGTTCGAGGGTCTGGACAAGACCACCGACGCGCAGCTGTGGGAGACGAAGCGGATGCTTCGGCAGCGCTTCATCGACGACACCCGGGCCCGCGTCCGCGCGTCCTGGGTGAACCGGGGTGCTTCGGAAGCCGAGCTGGGATGGGTCGACTCGATCCTGGACCCCGACGTACTGACGATGGGCTTCGCCCGCCGCGTTCCGTCGTACAAGCGGCTCACGCTGATGCTGCGTGACCCCGCGCGGCTGAAGGCGATGCTGCTGCACCCGCAGCGGCCGATCCAGATCGTCATCGCGGGCAAGGCGCACCCGGCCGACGAGGGTGGCAAGAAGCTGATCCAGGAGATGGTTCGGTTCGCCGACGACCCCGAGGTCCGGCACCGCATCGTGTTCGTGCCCGACTACGACATCGCGCTCGCGCAGCCGATGTACCCGGGCTGCGATGTCTGGCTGAACAACCCGCTCCGGCCGTACGAGGCGTGTGGCACGTCGGGCATGAAGGCGGCGCTGAACGGTGCGCTCAACCTGTCCATCCGCGACGGGTGGTGGGACGAGTGGTACGACGACGAGTTCGGCTGGGCGATTCCTTCGGCTGAGGGGATCGAGGACACCGATCGTCGCGATGACCTCGAGGCGCATGCTTTGTACGACCTGATCGAGAAGCAGGTCGCGCCACGGTTCTACGACGGTGAGGTGCCGGGTCGCTGGATCGAGATGCTCCGGCACACGATCAAGGAGCTCGGCCCGAAGGTGCTCGCCACCCGGATGGTCCGCGACTACGTCGAGCGGCTCTATGTACCGGCGGCGCACTCGTCGCGCGAGCTCAACTCGACGTACGACGGAGCGCGCGAGCTGGCCGCGTGGAAGAAGCGCGTGCGGGCCGCGTGGCCGCAGATCCGCGTCGACCATGTGGAGCTGCAGGGTCTTGGTGATGTGCCGCAGCTCGGCACCACGGTCGGGATCCGCGCGTATGTGACGTTGGGGGATCTGACTTCTTCCGACATCGACGTCGAGGCGCTGCACGGGCGGGTGAACTCGGACGACGAGATCACCGAACCCGTTCGGGTGTCGCTGTCGCTGGCGGAGACGTACGAGGGCAACCGGCACCGCTTCGAGGGCGAACTCAAACTCGACCGCACCGGGCCGTTCGGTTACACGGTCCGGGTTCTTCCGAAGAACGCGATGCTGGCGAGCCCGGCCGAGCTGGGTCTCGCCGCGGGGCCGTCGGACCCCGAAGACCCAGAAACCCCGGACCTCCCAGCAGGTTCTGAGTTCTGA
- a CDS encoding S8 family serine peptidase, which yields MSALAAVAVVTTGLAAAGSAQAAPPTKPSGTPAPAAKIKPDLLSKLQGNDAKEATDFWIRFSAKADLGKAGAISDWNQRGTAVAAALKKAATESQAGVKAELDAAHASYKTYWATNAIVVKGGSLEMAQSLAGHTEVEGIYNPVKYEIPKTTAGTNERQINAVEWGIANVKADQVWSQYGDKGAGITVASIDTGVQYDHPALVNQYRGNLGNGQFDHNYNWFDAAGTSPNAPADGNGHGTHTMGTMAGDDGAGNQVGVAPGVKWIAANGCCPSDDALISSGQWMLEPTNLAGQNPDASKRPNVINNSWGSTLPSNDPFMEDVTNAWTASGIFGVFANGNSGSACNSSGSPGSEESTYSAGAYDINNNIASFSGRGAGQNGVIKPNISAPGVNIRSSLPGNTYGSFNGTSMATPHLAGVIALLWSGAPSLKGDVAATRALLDNTAVDKADAQCGGTTDDNNVYGEGRLDALALLNAAPVGDTGTLKGKVTATGGAAISGASVKVSQTGAQDKVLTTSADGSYNAILPAGDYSLAVAAFGYVGQSGTATVAVNTTTTKDFTLASAPTVNVGGTITDGSGHGWPLYAKVSVEGPGGVFDYTTPTNGRYSLKVPSSASYSLKVESQYPGYQTVSQPITVGAGNVTKNVAVPVRGDSCLTAPGYRNGSDGVYETFDGTAAPSGWTVVDNKNNGQTWKFTDVGNRGNLTGGTGGFAIIDSDKYGSGQTQDTSLVSPVVDLSAVTTPVVRFNQDLNWLSGEKADVDLSIDGGATWTTLVTQIADARGVKEIAIPQAAGKSAVQVRFHYWDASYEWWWEVDNVLIGSTVTCEPTGGGLVVGNVKDANTGGFVNGAVVTRDDKPAETATTVATPEDTGLADGFYWLYSSDSGAHGFTAKAGNYVTANQSVDVEADWVTPADFTLAAGRISVTPSAISANLKMPDGKVTKSFTVTNTGGAPVDLKFGERDGGFVLQNANGSTTTKAQVLTGTGAPLQRLQVPTSFGSKLAGKTNGAAAPVKPLAAPWQNIADYPAVVMDNRTVNVDGKIYSIAGGNGSASSANNYGYDPATLAWTAIAPLPGARNAVSVGAVGGKIIASSGWGTSGPDAATWSFDPATNAWSAVAANPAPRAAAGTAVLDGKLYAVGGCTSANCTPMSNSVVAYDAAANSWSTVANYPKSVAFLACGAIDGKVYCSGGNDGAAAQKGGYVFDPSANAWSPIADAPADHWASSNSVAGGKLIVVGGVQAGAITNAGFAYDAAANTWAATPNANQPRYRGGAACGFYKIGGSSGSFNATASSEVLPGLEDCSESSADVSWLTVDRTEATLAPGEKVVVKVGLSATVDQPGTYTATVTIGENTPYTVNPVDVKMNVTPPTTWSKLLGTVTGVSISGVTAPLPGATVEVDSWASSYTFITDKDGNYAYWLDRRNNPLTLIAAKDGYKPQTRTTKLVAGTPVIENFALKATK from the coding sequence GTGAGTGCTCTGGCGGCGGTCGCCGTCGTCACGACGGGACTGGCCGCCGCCGGTTCCGCGCAGGCGGCACCACCCACCAAGCCCAGCGGAACGCCCGCACCGGCTGCCAAGATCAAGCCTGATCTTCTGTCGAAGCTGCAGGGCAACGACGCCAAGGAGGCGACCGACTTCTGGATCCGCTTCAGCGCCAAGGCCGACCTGGGCAAGGCCGGCGCCATCAGCGACTGGAACCAGCGCGGTACCGCGGTCGCCGCGGCGCTGAAGAAGGCCGCCACCGAGAGCCAGGCAGGAGTCAAGGCAGAACTGGACGCGGCGCACGCGTCGTACAAGACCTACTGGGCCACGAACGCGATCGTCGTCAAGGGCGGTTCGCTGGAGATGGCCCAGAGCCTGGCCGGGCACACCGAGGTCGAGGGGATCTACAACCCGGTCAAATATGAGATTCCGAAGACCACGGCCGGCACCAACGAGCGCCAGATCAACGCGGTCGAGTGGGGCATCGCGAACGTCAAGGCCGACCAGGTCTGGTCGCAGTACGGTGACAAGGGCGCCGGCATCACGGTGGCCAGCATCGACACCGGCGTCCAGTACGACCACCCGGCGCTGGTGAACCAGTACCGCGGCAACCTGGGCAACGGCCAGTTCGACCACAACTACAACTGGTTCGACGCGGCCGGCACCTCGCCGAACGCGCCGGCCGACGGCAACGGCCACGGCACCCACACGATGGGCACGATGGCCGGCGACGACGGCGCGGGCAACCAGGTCGGCGTCGCACCGGGCGTCAAGTGGATCGCGGCCAACGGCTGCTGCCCGAGCGACGACGCACTGATCAGCTCCGGTCAGTGGATGCTCGAGCCGACCAACCTCGCCGGCCAGAACCCGGACGCGAGCAAGCGGCCGAACGTCATCAACAACTCGTGGGGCAGCACGCTGCCGTCCAACGACCCGTTCATGGAGGACGTCACCAACGCCTGGACCGCGTCCGGCATCTTCGGTGTGTTCGCCAACGGCAACAGCGGTTCGGCGTGTAACAGCAGCGGCTCGCCGGGCAGCGAGGAGAGCACCTACTCCGCCGGCGCCTACGACATCAACAACAACATCGCCTCCTTCTCCGGCCGTGGCGCCGGACAGAACGGCGTCATCAAGCCGAACATCTCGGCACCGGGCGTCAACATCCGCTCCAGCCTGCCCGGCAACACCTACGGCTCCTTCAACGGCACCTCGATGGCCACCCCGCACCTCGCGGGCGTCATCGCGCTGCTGTGGTCGGGTGCACCGAGCCTGAAGGGCGACGTCGCGGCCACCCGCGCGCTGCTCGACAACACCGCGGTCGACAAGGCCGACGCCCAGTGTGGCGGCACCACGGACGACAACAACGTCTACGGTGAAGGCCGGCTCGACGCGCTCGCACTGCTGAACGCGGCCCCGGTCGGCGACACCGGCACCCTCAAGGGCAAGGTCACCGCAACCGGTGGCGCCGCCATCTCGGGCGCCTCGGTGAAGGTCAGCCAGACCGGTGCCCAGGACAAGGTCCTGACCACCTCGGCGGACGGCAGCTACAACGCCATCCTGCCGGCCGGTGACTACTCCCTCGCCGTGGCCGCCTTCGGCTACGTCGGCCAGAGCGGCACCGCGACTGTCGCGGTCAACACGACCACGACGAAGGATTTCACGCTCGCGTCCGCTCCGACGGTCAACGTCGGTGGCACCATCACGGACGGCTCCGGCCACGGCTGGCCGCTGTACGCGAAGGTGAGCGTCGAGGGTCCCGGTGGCGTCTTCGACTACACCACCCCGACCAACGGCCGGTACAGCCTCAAGGTGCCGTCCAGCGCGTCGTACTCGCTGAAGGTCGAGTCGCAGTACCCGGGCTACCAGACCGTCAGCCAGCCGATCACGGTCGGCGCGGGCAACGTCACCAAGAATGTCGCCGTCCCGGTTCGCGGCGACAGCTGCCTGACCGCACCCGGCTACCGCAACGGCTCGGACGGGGTCTACGAGACCTTCGACGGCACCGCGGCGCCGAGTGGCTGGACCGTCGTCGACAACAAGAACAACGGCCAGACCTGGAAGTTCACCGACGTCGGCAACCGCGGCAACCTGACCGGTGGCACCGGTGGCTTCGCGATCATCGACAGCGACAAGTACGGCTCCGGTCAGACCCAGGACACCTCCTTGGTCAGTCCGGTCGTCGACCTCAGCGCGGTCACCACTCCGGTGGTCCGCTTCAACCAGGACCTCAACTGGCTCAGTGGCGAGAAGGCCGATGTCGATCTGTCGATCGACGGTGGCGCCACCTGGACCACTCTGGTCACCCAGATCGCCGACGCCCGCGGTGTCAAGGAGATCGCGATCCCGCAGGCGGCCGGCAAGTCCGCGGTACAGGTTCGTTTCCACTACTGGGACGCCTCGTACGAGTGGTGGTGGGAGGTCGACAACGTCCTGATCGGCAGCACCGTCACCTGTGAGCCGACCGGCGGCGGTCTCGTCGTCGGCAACGTCAAGGACGCCAACACCGGCGGCTTCGTGAACGGCGCCGTCGTCACCCGTGACGACAAGCCGGCCGAGACCGCGACCACCGTCGCCACGCCGGAGGACACCGGTCTGGCCGACGGCTTCTACTGGCTGTACTCGTCGGACTCCGGCGCGCACGGCTTCACCGCCAAGGCCGGCAACTACGTCACCGCGAACCAGTCGGTCGACGTCGAAGCCGACTGGGTCACCCCGGCCGACTTCACGCTCGCGGCCGGCCGGATCAGTGTCACCCCGTCGGCGATCTCGGCCAACCTGAAGATGCCGGACGGCAAGGTCACCAAGTCGTTCACTGTCACCAACACCGGCGGCGCGCCGGTCGACCTGAAGTTCGGTGAGCGCGACGGTGGCTTCGTACTGCAGAACGCGAACGGCAGCACCACCACCAAGGCGCAGGTGCTGACCGGCACCGGTGCCCCGCTGCAGCGGCTGCAGGTGCCGACCTCGTTCGGCAGCAAACTGGCCGGCAAGACGAACGGCGCCGCCGCTCCGGTCAAGCCGCTCGCGGCCCCGTGGCAGAACATCGCCGACTACCCGGCGGTCGTGATGGACAACCGGACGGTCAACGTCGACGGCAAGATCTACTCCATTGCCGGTGGCAACGGATCGGCCTCGTCGGCGAACAACTACGGCTACGATCCGGCCACGTTGGCCTGGACCGCCATCGCCCCGCTGCCGGGTGCCCGCAACGCGGTCAGCGTCGGTGCTGTCGGTGGCAAGATCATCGCCAGCAGCGGCTGGGGCACCTCCGGTCCGGACGCCGCGACCTGGTCCTTCGACCCGGCCACGAACGCCTGGTCCGCAGTGGCCGCCAACCCGGCTCCCCGGGCGGCCGCAGGCACCGCTGTCCTCGACGGCAAGCTGTACGCCGTCGGTGGCTGCACCTCCGCCAACTGCACCCCGATGTCCAACTCGGTCGTCGCGTACGACGCGGCAGCCAACAGCTGGTCGACGGTTGCCAACTACCCGAAGTCGGTGGCGTTCCTGGCCTGCGGCGCGATCGACGGCAAGGTCTACTGCTCCGGCGGTAACGACGGAGCAGCGGCGCAGAAGGGCGGCTACGTCTTCGACCCGTCGGCCAACGCCTGGTCCCCGATCGCGGACGCTCCGGCCGACCACTGGGCCTCGTCCAACTCGGTTGCCGGCGGCAAGCTGATCGTCGTCGGCGGCGTCCAGGCCGGCGCCATCACCAACGCCGGTTTCGCCTACGACGCGGCCGCCAACACCTGGGCCGCCACGCCGAACGCCAACCAGCCGCGGTACCGCGGTGGCGCGGCGTGCGGCTTCTACAAGATCGGTGGTTCGTCCGGATCGTTCAACGCGACCGCCAGCAGCGAAGTACTGCCCGGTCTCGAGGACTGCTCCGAATCCTCCGCCGACGTCAGCTGGCTGACCGTCGACCGGACCGAGGCCACCTTGGCACCGGGCGAGAAGGTCGTCGTCAAGGTCGGCCTGAGCGCGACGGTCGACCAGCCGGGCACCTACACGGCCACGGTCACCATCGGCGAGAACACGCCGTACACCGTGAACCCGGTCGACGTGAAGATGAACGTCACGCCGCCGACCACCTGGAGCAAGCTGCTCGGCACCGTAACGGGTGTCAGCATCTCCGGCGTCACCGCTCCCCTGCCGGGCGCGACCGTCGAGGTCGACTCCTGGGCGTCGTCGTACACCTTCATCACCGACAAGGACGGCAACTACGCCTACTGGCTGGACCGTCGCAACAACCCGCTCACGCTGATCGCCGCCAAGGACGGCTACAAGCCCCAAACCCGCACCACGAAGTTGGTAGCCGGCACCCCGGTCATCGAGAACTTCGCTCTGAAGGCCACCAAGTAG
- a CDS encoding threonine synthase, whose protein sequence is MRFSALRQLECPKCGLVYDPDQVIGLCDCGSPLLARYDLDEVRAGLTKEKVASRGPDLWRYHELLPVRDVANVVSLGEGMTPLLGLPRYGRELGVPDLLMKDEGLIPTGTFKARGAAVGVSRGFEVGVRKIAMPTNGNAGSAWATYAARAGMEALIAMPIAAPEICRREVKVVGAELKLIDGLIGDAGAWIREQLAIREGYQDVSTLKEPYRIEGKKTMGLEIAEQLGWKLPDVILYPTGGGVGLIGIWKALAELAELGWVEGPMPRLVAVQATGCAPIVQAWEKGLPESEPWVDAKTVAFGITVPKALGDFLVLRAIAETDGCAIAVDDEEILAAQRRCAELEGSFICPEGAANFAAVKQLRESGWIKADDQVVALNTGTGLKYPETVPL, encoded by the coding sequence GTGCGCTTCTCAGCCTTGCGTCAGCTCGAATGTCCCAAGTGCGGTCTGGTCTACGACCCCGATCAGGTGATCGGGCTCTGCGACTGCGGCTCGCCTCTACTGGCCCGCTACGACCTCGACGAGGTGCGTGCGGGCCTGACCAAGGAAAAGGTCGCCTCTCGCGGCCCCGATCTCTGGCGGTACCACGAGCTGCTCCCGGTCCGGGACGTGGCGAACGTGGTCAGCCTGGGGGAGGGGATGACCCCGCTGCTCGGCTTACCGAGGTACGGGCGCGAGCTCGGCGTACCGGACCTGCTGATGAAGGACGAGGGTCTGATCCCGACCGGCACCTTCAAGGCGCGCGGTGCGGCGGTCGGAGTCTCGCGCGGCTTCGAGGTCGGCGTACGGAAGATCGCGATGCCGACGAACGGGAACGCCGGGTCGGCCTGGGCGACGTACGCGGCCCGGGCCGGGATGGAGGCGCTGATCGCGATGCCGATCGCGGCACCCGAGATCTGCCGGCGCGAGGTGAAGGTCGTCGGGGCCGAGCTGAAGCTGATCGACGGGTTGATCGGTGATGCCGGTGCGTGGATCCGCGAGCAGTTGGCGATCCGCGAGGGCTACCAGGACGTGTCGACGTTGAAGGAGCCCTACCGGATCGAGGGCAAGAAGACGATGGGTCTGGAGATCGCGGAGCAGCTGGGCTGGAAGCTGCCGGACGTGATCCTCTACCCGACCGGTGGTGGCGTCGGGCTGATCGGGATCTGGAAGGCGCTCGCGGAGCTGGCCGAGCTCGGCTGGGTCGAGGGTCCGATGCCGCGGCTGGTCGCGGTACAGGCCACCGGGTGCGCGCCGATCGTGCAGGCGTGGGAGAAAGGCCTGCCCGAGAGCGAGCCCTGGGTCGATGCGAAGACCGTTGCCTTCGGCATCACCGTGCCGAAGGCGCTCGGCGATTTCCTTGTCCTGCGAGCGATCGCGGAGACCGACGGCTGTGCGATCGCGGTCGACGACGAGGAGATCCTCGCCGCTCAGCGCCGCTGCGCCGAGCTCGAAGGCTCCTTCATCTGCCCCGAAGGCGCCGCCAACTTCGCCGCCGTGAAGCAGCTCCGTGAGTCCGGCTGGATCAAGGCCGACGACCAGGTCGTGGCCTTGAACACCGGCACGGGCTTGAAGTACCCGGAGACCGTCCCGCTCTGA